AGAGAAACTGTCGCATGGCTTAATCTTCCATAGAGCAGAAGAACATTAATCATCTTGTCCATCCTTTCACTGCCCTCCTTGATCATACCCATTGCGGCTTTTTCTTCTTCATTAAGTTTTGTGCCAGAACTCATTTCCAGGAGTGCAGCTCCTCCATGCATGGCACGCAATGGTGCGCGGACATTGTGCGCGATGGAATAGCAAAAGTTTTGGAGAAATTCAACCGACTGGCTCAATTCTGAAGTTCGCTGCGCCACCTGTATCTCCAGTTTGAGAGCGTGCTCTTCAATCTGTTTCCGTGCCTGAGCCAACTCGTTTGCGTAGTAGTCGATTCTGCGTCGCGCCCGGTGCATGAGGGCTATTGCAGAAATAGCCAGGAGCCCGGTGAGCACATTGCCCAAGAGCTCCATTGCTTCGGCCTCTTCATAAACTCCGATGCTTTGAATCGGAGGCAGAAAGAAATAATCACCTAAAACAAAACCTAAAACGATGGCATATAGACCCGGGCCAAGTCCACCCAGCCAGGCAGCGACGATTGCGCTGGTGAGAAAGAAGGTGAGTGGAAAATGTTCTCCGAGCGCAAGATGGAAACCCTGTCGCAGCAGGAACGCCAGGAGCACCATAAGCGTGGCAAAACCGTAGCGGACAGCGGCGGGTCTTTCGCTAAGTCGCTGGCAGAAAAGTTCACATTTCCTTATGTCGGCTTGAAGTTT
This genomic window from Pedosphaera parvula Ellin514 contains:
- a CDS encoding sensor histidine kinase — translated: MRKLQADIRKCELFCQRLSERPAAVRYGFATLMVLLAFLLRQGFHLALGEHFPLTFFLTSAIVAAWLGGLGPGLYAIVLGFVLGDYFFLPPIQSIGVYEEAEAMELLGNVLTGLLAISAIALMHRARRRIDYYANELAQARKQIEEHALKLEIQVAQRTSELSQSVEFLQNFCYSIAHNVRAPLRAMHGGAALLEMSSGTKLNEEEKAAMGMIKEGSERMDKMINVLLLYGRLSHATVSLVPIPAASFVKGIVISMKSDVEKAGAEIHIEESPLELQADRKLLAIALQSILRNALKFHSGATAPVVNVCMEGRQDRIKIWIKDNGLGIDPRYQHKIFSLFERLDTDSEIGIGSGLAIASKALERMGGSIGVVSDLGKGACFWLELKKA